The Candidatus Eisenbacteria bacterium genome segment CCGGGCGGTCAGCCCGGAGGCGATGCGCACCGCGCGCCGCGGCACACCCAGCCGGCCCGCCACGAAGGCCACCAGGGCCTCGTTGGCCGCGCCTTCCACGGCGCGCGCGCGCAGGCGCAGCTTCACGCGCCCGTCGCTCATCTCCCCGTCCACTGCGTCGCGCGGCGCGCCCGGCACCACGCGCACCTGGATCCGGGCAGCCACGGCGTCAGGGTGCGCCCAGCTGGAAGCGCAGGTTCTGCAGCGCGCCCACCACGAAGTGGCGCGTGCCCATCACCAGCAGGATCCCGACGAACGCCGAGAGATCCACCACTCCCATGCGCGCGAAGGGCAGCAGCTTGCGGATGGCGTCCAGGAACGGCTCGGCCAGCGAACTGATGAACCGCACGATGGGGTTGTATGGATCCGGGCTCACCCAGCTCATCAGCGCGTACACGATCAGGAGCCAGTAGTAGGCCGTCAGCGCCACATCCAGGATCATGGTGACGGCGCCGAGCAACGGTCCGACGGCAAACATGTCTCTTCACCCTCCCTGGCGGGCGCGCTCCCCGAAGAGCGCGGTGCCCACGCGCACCAGGGTGGCGCCTTCCTCCACCCCGGTCTCGAAATCGCCGCTCATGCCCATGGACAACTCCGGCAGCGCGTGCCCCAGCTGGAACTGGAGATGGTCGCGCAGAGCGCGAAGCGCCCGGAAGCAGGGGCGCGGGTCGCGGCCGGACTCCGGCACGGGCCCCAGCGTCATCAGTCCCACGAAGCGCAGGTGCGGCAGCAGCGA includes the following:
- a CDS encoding YggT family protein yields the protein MFAVGPLLGAVTMILDVALTAYYWLLIVYALMSWVSPDPYNPIVRFISSLAEPFLDAIRKLLPFARMGVVDLSAFVGILLVMGTRHFVVGALQNLRFQLGAP
- a CDS encoding DUF167 domain-containing protein, which produces MAARIQVRVVPGAPRDAVDGEMSDGRVKLRLRARAVEGAANEALVAFVAGRLGVPRRAVRIASGLTARMKTLEVEGLDAGEARRRLLES